One region of Eupeodes corollae chromosome 1, idEupCoro1.1, whole genome shotgun sequence genomic DNA includes:
- the LOC129942898 gene encoding ATP-dependent DNA helicase Q5, with product MSDLTDEEIYAGLQKYFGYTKFKNELQEKAVKCAINTNRDIYVSMPTGSGKSLCFQLPGLLAKKITLVFSPLLALIKDQIDHLGKLKISAESINSKMSTKDRDRVINDLKSINPATRFLYITPEQAATESFQSLLSHLIKYDKLAFVAVDEAHCVSQWGHDFRPDYLKLGFLRQKYLHIPWIALTATASKHVVNDILTQLKLKCPVTTFKTPCFRVNLFYDIVFKNSIEDDFAHLAKFALHCLSDEDKSLPASKRGCGIVYCRTREAAERVAHGISKQKVKAIAYHAGLKSSERSQTQEDWMSGKYTVICATNSFGMGVDKSTVRFVIHWDIPQNVAAYYQESGRAGRDGKQSYCRLYYGKDDVKSITFLLQNDVNRSKNAENANALRAVKNFDEMVKYCESIRCRHKLFSDYFGDPPPKCTNQCDVCKNPKNIEKALDTFHRLSMNSAFKSDISLRDTTDLYEGGRSGFNGAGGRSFAEGHDSDEGESREALNKKAKKDAEDFIRKQFEIRKAITAATLLENEPDAQMSRVKQAQATETKVAGLKNSLRENYLTTLIDVLKANVEKCAIADERPTHDLKYRDFEEIAKEIEYQCFTTNKVVNIYRHSVAKEMSAIRKCTLELRIFPPMKDYVPKKINKHGGSVEYYEQKLKDLQDSASDEVKRTIAASKSKLNKKSSYKKDPHKQTEISSFFEDKSKKSPRDQGSHHIKEIKEEQETDDEDEDFKEELNATSSFVKASALVKKELEHSEEEEIDKTTQPAFVKASVLFKAQKRISHSKSKHNENTLKDDYVKPEKNAFKPKFSEFITIESSPEHENNVHEPKTLTSKASSSMEKEPPSTKRFLSPNVNTDDVDDDVKIKRPKVEHRLSLSEELTKMCKDSSSLKTERPSTSGRVESKAPYSDYSKSNTEMQTKNDRNGTLKKDSSTTHRERKERGNTRGLVEKKVPHSENAKSTSEVPTRNDKNDTNKRDSTATNKERKISQQKQDFETMKKFKATVGDHVVKCLNPYYKINIANKEVFKAVAKKISHLVYSKQLDKDKCKDFVSDIFKKTKMISNDADIEKYVGC from the exons atgtctGATTTAACCGATGAAGAAATATATGCAGGCCTGCAAAAATATTTCggatatacaaaattcaaaaatgagctCCAAGAAAAAGCTGTCAAATGCGCAATTAACA CGAATCGCGATATTTACGTCTCTATGCCGACGGGGTCTGGCAAATCTCTGTGCTTTCAACTGCCAGGCCTTTTGGCTAAGAAGATTACACTGGTTTTCTCTCCCCTGCTTGCTCTCATCAAGGATCAAATCGATCATCTAGGAAAACTCAAAATCTCAGCCGAATcgattaattcaaaaatgtccACAAAAGACCGTGATCGTGTTATAAACGATTTGAAAAGTATCAACCCCGCCACACGATTTTTGTACATAACTCCCGAACAAGCTGCCACGGAATCCTTCCAATCGCTTCTCAGTCACTTAATCAAGTATGACAAACTAGCGTTTGTAGCCGTTGACGAGGCCCATTGCGTTAGCCAGTGGGGCCATGACTTCCGCCCTGACTACCTCAAGCTGGGTTTCTTGCGGCAGAAGTACTTGCACATCCCCTGGATCGCTCTGACGGCAACTGCTTCCAAACATGTGGTCAATGACATCCTCACCCAGTTGAAATTAAAGTGTCCTGTGACGACGTTTAAAACACCGTGCTTCAGAGTCAATTTATTCTACGACATAGTTTTCAAGAACTCCATCGAAGATGACTTTGCCCATTTGGCCAAATTTGCTCTGCATTGTCTGAGCGATGAGGACAAGAGTTTGCCAGCCTCGAAACGAGGTTGTGGTATCGTCTACTGCAGAACACGTGAGGCAGCCGAACGGGTGGCTCATGGgatatctaaacaaaaagtaaagGCCATAGCGTACCATGCCGGACTTAAAAGTTCCGAACGCTCCCAAACACAAGAAGATTGGATGTCTGGCAAATACACTGTCATTTGCGCCACTAACAGTTTTGGAATGGGAGTCGACAAGTCGACAGTCCGATTCGTCATTCATTGGGATATCCCGCAGAACGTGGCGGCCTACTACCAGGAATCCGGTAGGGCTGGTCGAGATGGAAAACAGTCATATTGTCGGTTGTACTATGGTAAAGACGATGTTAAGTCTATAACGTTCCTTCTGCAGAATGATGTGAATCGAAGCAAGAACGCCGAGAACGCGAATGCACTTCGAGCTGTGAAAAACTTCGACGAAATGGTCAAATACTGCGAATCTATTCGATGCAGACATAAACTCTTCTCCGACTACTTCGGAGatcctcctccaaaatgcaccaATCAATGTGACGTCTGCAAAAATCCGAAAAACATCGAAAAGGCTTTAGACACTTTCCATAGACTCTCCATGAACTCGGCATTTAAATCAGACATAAGTTTGCGGGACACTACAGATCTCTATGAAG GTGGTCGTTCAGGTTTCAATGGAGCAGGGGGTAGAAGCTTTGCGGAGGGCCACGATAGTGATGAGGGTGAAAGTAGAGAGGCCCTGAACAAAAAAGCCAAGAAGGATGCGGAAGACTTCataagaaaacaatttgaaatcCGCAAAGCAATCACCGCCGCCACATTGTTGGAAAATGAACCCGATGCACAGATGTCCCGAGTGAAGCAAGCGCAAGCTACGGAGACCAAAGTAGCTGGATTGAAAAATAGCTTGCGTGAGAACTACCTAACTACGTTGATAGATGTTCTAAAGGCTAATGTTGAAAAGTGTGCCATCGCTGATGAACGACCCACGCATGACCTGAAGTACAGGGATTTCGAGGAaattgcaaaagaaatcgagtaTCAGTGCTTCACTACCAACAAGGTTGTCAATATCTATCGACACAGCGTGGCTAAAGAG aTGTCTGCGATTCGAAAATGCACTTTGGAACTCCGAATTTTCCCTCCTATGAAGGATTACGTCCCAAAGAAAATCAACAAACACGGCGGCTCCGTTGAGTATTATGAGCAAAAATTGAAAGACTTACAAGACTCAGCGTCTGATGAAGTTAAAAGAACAATTGCTGCTTCTAAGTCGAAATTGAATAAGAAATCCAGTTACAAAAAGGATCCACACAAACAAACCGAAATCAGTTCATTTTTCGAAGACAAATCAAAGAAATCTCCAAGGGATCAGGGTTCACATcatatcaaagaaataaaagaagaacaagaaacTGATGATGAGGACGAAGACTTTAAAGAGGAGCTCAATGCTACTTCTAGTTTTGTAAAAGCATCAGCTCTTGTTAAAAAAGAGCTTGAGCATTCAGAAGAAGAAGAGATCGATAAAACCACACAGCCAGCCTTTGTCAAGGCGTCAGTTCTGTTTAAGGCTCAGAAGAGAATTTCGCATAGCAAAAGCAAACACAATGAAAACACTCTCAAAGACGATTATGTGAAACCTGAAAAGAATGCATTCAAGCCAAAGTTTTCAGAGTTCATAACTATTGAAAGTTCTCCAGAGCATGAGAACAATGTACATGAACCTAAAACTTTGACTTCAAAAGCTAGCTCTTCAATGGAAAAAGAACCACCATCCACAAAACGCTTTCTATCACCTAACGTGAACACTGATGACGTTGATGACGACGTCAAAATTAAAAGACCAAAAGTAGAACACAGATTAAGCTTGAGTGAAGAACTTACAAAAATGTGCAAGGACAGCTCTTCCTTGAAAACAGAAAGACCTAGTACCAGCGGACGAGTTGAAAGTAAGGCGCCATATTCTGATTATTCAAAAAGTAACACCGAGATGCAAACGAAAAATGATAGGAACGGTACACTTAAAAAGGATTCATCCACAACTCACAGAGAAAGGAAAGAAAGGGGTAACACTAGGGgactagttgaaaaaaaggtgCCACATTCTGAAAATGCGAAAAGTACCTCTGAGGTACCAACGAGAAATGATAAGAACGACACAAACAAGAGAGATTCAACCGCGActaataaagaaagaaaaatcagcCAGCAAAAGCAAGATTTCGaaacaatgaaaaaattcaaagcaaCCGTTGGTGATCACGTTGTCAAGTGCTTAAATCCCTACTATAAGATTAACATTGCAAATAAGGAGGTATTCAAAGCAGTTGCTAAGAAAATATCTCATTTGGTTTATTCTAAACAATTAG acaAAGATAAATGTAAAGACTTTGTGAGTGACATATTCAAGAAAACCAAAATGATTTCGAACGATgctgatattgaaaaatatgttggttgttaa